The following are encoded in a window of Streptomyces sp. Go-475 genomic DNA:
- a CDS encoding trypsin-like serine protease: protein MTSVRAIAVTAAATAAVLATALPSAAINSYNATPAPERTEVGALVATWDNDGDPATPDRVDWVCSGTMIDADTFLTAAHCTTDWPDNVRFYVSLDQDVQSGLDAAAKKYPGDPAAQAAAVAVEGTAHSHPDYPGPASDTHDIAVVQLPAAQVKARWSFTPAALPTANQLGRLGPRGLNGTDWFVAGYGTQEAVNGPGGHTHPGGGVRMKAPVTFDALNDSWARLAMTAPQGNGGACYGDSGGPNFAMIDSRRVLAATTITGDTPCYATNVTYRLDTPGARAFLAPYVRLP, encoded by the coding sequence TTGACCTCCGTACGCGCCATCGCCGTCACCGCCGCGGCCACTGCCGCCGTGCTCGCCACCGCGCTGCCGTCCGCCGCCATCAACTCCTACAACGCCACACCCGCCCCCGAACGCACCGAAGTCGGCGCGCTCGTGGCCACCTGGGACAACGACGGCGACCCCGCGACCCCCGACCGGGTCGACTGGGTCTGCTCCGGCACCATGATCGACGCGGACACCTTCCTGACCGCCGCGCACTGCACCACGGACTGGCCCGACAACGTGCGGTTCTACGTCTCCCTCGACCAGGACGTGCAGTCCGGCCTCGACGCGGCGGCGAAGAAGTACCCGGGCGACCCCGCCGCACAGGCCGCCGCGGTCGCCGTCGAGGGCACCGCCCACTCGCACCCCGACTACCCGGGCCCCGCCTCCGACACCCACGACATCGCGGTGGTCCAGCTGCCCGCCGCCCAGGTCAAGGCCCGCTGGAGCTTCACCCCGGCCGCCCTGCCCACGGCGAACCAGCTCGGCAGACTCGGCCCGCGGGGCCTGAACGGCACCGACTGGTTCGTCGCCGGCTACGGCACCCAGGAGGCCGTCAACGGCCCCGGCGGACACACCCACCCCGGCGGCGGCGTCCGCATGAAGGCGCCCGTCACCTTCGACGCCCTCAACGACTCCTGGGCCCGCCTGGCGATGACCGCGCCGCAGGGCAACGGAGGCGCCTGCTACGGCGACTCGGGCGGCCCCAACTTCGCGATGATCGACAGCAGGCGCGTCCTCGCCGCGACCACCATCACCGGCGACACCCCCTGCTACGCGACCAACGTCACCTACCGCCTGGACACCCCCGGCGCCCGCGCCTTCCTCGCGCCGTACGTGCGCCTGCCGTAA
- a CDS encoding branched-chain amino acid ABC transporter substrate-binding protein, whose product MVILTSVLTTGALTLTACGSRDDSGDKSGDSGSGTTLTIGVDAPLSGENSTTGLGIQYGAQIAVDDANKNNWVPGVKFKLKALDDKAQPATGQSNATSLVGDKTVVGAVGPLNSGVAQTMQQVFASANMAQISPANTAPELTQGKNWQTDKKRPFKTYFRTATTDELQGSFAAGYAYNGLKKKKAFVVDDKQTYGAGLAKIFNEQFKKLGGKVVATDHVNTGDKDFGSLVTKIKNSGADLLYYGGQYDESALITKQLKDAGVKIPLFGGDGMFASTYIEAAGKSSEGDLVTAIGVPADTLPAAKQFIQTYKDKGYKGDYGAYGAYAYDAATAIIKAVKAAADANGGKVPTDINDLRSKVVDGVQKSDFEGLTGKVSFDQYGDTTNKQLTVYQVEKGAWKAVETGTADLQ is encoded by the coding sequence TTGGTGATTCTTACCTCCGTTCTCACGACCGGAGCTCTGACTCTCACCGCCTGCGGCTCCCGAGACGACAGCGGTGACAAGAGCGGAGACAGCGGGAGCGGCACCACGCTGACCATCGGCGTCGACGCCCCCCTCTCCGGTGAGAACTCCACCACCGGCCTCGGCATCCAGTACGGCGCCCAGATAGCCGTCGACGACGCCAACAAGAACAACTGGGTCCCGGGCGTGAAATTCAAGCTCAAGGCCCTCGACGACAAGGCCCAGCCCGCCACCGGCCAGTCCAACGCCACCAGCCTCGTCGGCGACAAGACCGTCGTCGGAGCCGTCGGCCCGCTGAACTCCGGCGTCGCCCAGACCATGCAGCAGGTCTTCGCCTCGGCCAACATGGCCCAGATCTCCCCCGCGAACACCGCCCCCGAGCTCACCCAGGGCAAGAACTGGCAGACGGACAAGAAGCGTCCCTTCAAGACGTACTTCCGCACCGCCACCACCGACGAACTGCAGGGCAGCTTCGCCGCCGGCTACGCCTACAACGGCCTCAAGAAGAAGAAGGCCTTCGTCGTCGACGACAAGCAGACCTACGGCGCCGGCCTCGCGAAGATCTTCAACGAGCAGTTCAAGAAGCTCGGCGGCAAGGTCGTCGCGACCGACCACGTCAACACCGGCGACAAGGACTTCGGCTCCCTCGTCACCAAGATCAAGAACTCCGGTGCCGACCTGCTCTACTACGGCGGCCAGTACGACGAGTCCGCGCTGATCACCAAGCAGCTCAAGGACGCCGGCGTCAAGATCCCGCTCTTCGGCGGCGACGGCATGTTCGCCTCCACCTACATCGAGGCCGCCGGCAAGTCCTCCGAGGGCGACCTCGTCACCGCCATCGGCGTCCCCGCCGACACCCTGCCCGCCGCCAAGCAGTTCATCCAGACCTACAAGGACAAGGGCTACAAGGGCGACTACGGCGCCTACGGCGCCTACGCCTACGACGCCGCCACCGCCATCATCAAGGCCGTCAAGGCCGCGGCCGACGCCAACGGCGGCAAGGTGCCCACCGACATCAACGACCTGCGCTCCAAGGTCGTCGACGGAGTCCAGAAGTCCGACTTCGAAGGCCTCACCGGCAAGGTCTCCTTCGACCAGTACGGCGACACCACCAACAAGCAGCTGACGGTCTACCAGGTCGAGAAGGGTGCCTGGAAGGCCGTGGAAACCGGCACCGCCGACCTGCAGTAG
- a CDS encoding hotdog fold thioesterase, which produces MGEQQHVKFPQEVIDEYASLGVDLPALFSAGHLGTRMGVQISEASADRVVGTMPVEGNTQPYGLLHGGASAVLAETLGSIGSMLHGGSSKIAVGVDLNCTHHRGARSGLVTGVATPVHRGRSTATYEIIITDENDKRVCTARLTCLLRDLKPGDEEFIRAAS; this is translated from the coding sequence ATGGGTGAGCAGCAGCATGTGAAGTTCCCGCAAGAGGTCATCGACGAGTACGCCTCCCTCGGCGTCGACCTCCCGGCCCTGTTCTCCGCGGGCCACCTCGGGACCCGGATGGGCGTCCAGATCAGCGAGGCGTCGGCGGACCGGGTCGTCGGGACGATGCCGGTGGAGGGCAACACCCAGCCCTACGGACTGCTGCACGGCGGGGCCTCCGCGGTGCTCGCCGAGACGCTGGGCTCGATCGGCTCGATGCTGCACGGCGGCAGCTCCAAGATCGCCGTGGGGGTCGACCTGAACTGCACCCACCACCGCGGGGCGCGCTCCGGCCTGGTCACGGGTGTGGCCACGCCCGTGCACCGGGGGCGCTCCACCGCCACCTACGAAATCATCATCACGGACGAAAACGACAAAAGGGTGTGTACCGCCCGGCTGACCTGCCTGCTGCGCGACCTGAAGCCGGGCGACGAGGAGTTCATCCGCGCCGCGAGCTGA
- the polA gene encoding DNA polymerase I: MAETASKTTDKTSGGSRPRLMLMDGHSLAYRAFFALPAENFTTATGQPTNAIYGFASMLANTLRDEAPTHFAVAFDVSRKTWRSQEFTEYKANRSKTPDEFKGQVELICELLDAMGAARFAVDGFEADDVIATLATQAEAEGFEVLIVTGDRDSFQLVSEHTTVLYPTKGVSELTRFTPEKVFEKYGLTPAQYPDFAALRGDPSDNLPGIPGVGEKTAAKWINQFGSFAELVERVEEVKGKAGQNLRDHLEAVKLNRRLTELERRVELPKGVTDLERAPYDRKAVAMVLDTLEIRNPSLRERLFAVDPGAEEAETTPISTEGVRLDGTVLGTGELTAWLTEHGTGPLGVATVDAWALGAGSVAEVALAAPGGAAAWFDPSQLDEADETAFASWLADTARPKVFHNAKGAMRVFAEHGWSVEGVTMDTALAAYLVKPGRRSFDLDALSLEYLHRELAPAAAADGQLAFGADDGAEAEALMIQARAVLDLGQAFEGRLEEVGAADLLRDMELPTSALLARMERHGIAADRPHLEAMEQMFAGAVQQAVKEAHAAAGHEFNLGSPKQLQEVLFGELALPKTKRTKTGYTTDADALAWLATQTDNELPVIMLRHREQAKLRVTVEGLIKTIAADGRIHTTFNQTVAATGRLSSTDPNLQNIPVRTDEGRAIRRGFVVGEGFESLMTADYSQIELRVMAHLSEDEGLIEAFTSGEDLHTTAASQVFAVEPDAVDAEMRRKIKAMSYGLAYGLSAFGLSQQLNIEAAEARALMDAYFERFGGVRDYLRRAVDEARATGYTATLFGRRRYLPDLNSDNRQRREAAERMALNAPIQGTAADIVKIAMLKVDSALKEAGLASRMLLQVHDEIVLEIAPGERETAEELVRREMANAVHLRVPLGVSVGAGPDWESAAH; this comes from the coding sequence GTGGCAGAGACAGCATCGAAGACGACCGACAAGACCTCCGGCGGCAGCCGTCCGCGACTGATGCTCATGGACGGGCACTCGCTGGCGTACCGCGCGTTCTTCGCGCTGCCCGCGGAGAACTTCACCACCGCGACGGGCCAGCCGACGAACGCGATCTACGGCTTCGCGTCGATGCTGGCCAACACGCTGCGCGACGAGGCGCCCACGCACTTCGCGGTCGCCTTCGACGTCTCCCGCAAGACCTGGCGCTCCCAGGAGTTCACGGAGTACAAGGCGAACCGCTCCAAGACCCCGGACGAGTTCAAGGGCCAGGTCGAGCTGATCTGCGAGCTGCTCGACGCGATGGGCGCCGCCCGCTTCGCGGTGGACGGCTTCGAGGCGGACGACGTCATCGCCACGCTCGCCACCCAGGCCGAGGCCGAGGGCTTCGAGGTGCTGATCGTCACCGGCGACCGGGATTCCTTCCAGCTGGTCAGCGAGCACACCACGGTGCTGTACCCGACCAAGGGCGTCTCCGAGCTGACCCGCTTCACCCCGGAGAAGGTATTCGAGAAGTACGGGTTGACGCCCGCGCAGTACCCCGACTTCGCGGCCCTGCGCGGCGACCCCTCCGACAACCTCCCCGGCATCCCCGGCGTCGGCGAGAAGACCGCCGCGAAGTGGATCAACCAGTTCGGCTCCTTCGCCGAGCTGGTCGAGCGCGTGGAGGAGGTCAAGGGCAAGGCCGGCCAGAACCTCCGCGACCACCTGGAAGCGGTCAAGCTCAACCGCCGCCTCACCGAGCTGGAGCGCCGGGTCGAGCTCCCCAAGGGCGTCACCGACCTGGAGCGGGCCCCGTACGACCGCAAGGCCGTCGCGATGGTCCTGGACACCCTGGAGATCCGCAACCCCTCCCTGCGCGAGCGGCTCTTCGCCGTCGACCCCGGCGCGGAGGAGGCCGAGACCACCCCGATCAGCACGGAGGGCGTGCGGCTGGACGGCACGGTGCTCGGCACCGGCGAGCTGACCGCCTGGCTCACCGAGCACGGCACCGGACCCCTCGGCGTCGCCACGGTCGACGCGTGGGCGCTCGGCGCGGGCTCCGTCGCCGAGGTCGCCCTCGCCGCGCCCGGCGGGGCAGCCGCCTGGTTCGACCCCTCCCAGCTGGACGAGGCCGACGAGACGGCGTTCGCGTCCTGGCTCGCCGACACCGCCCGGCCCAAGGTCTTCCACAACGCCAAGGGCGCCATGCGCGTCTTCGCCGAGCACGGCTGGAGCGTCGAGGGCGTCACCATGGACACCGCGCTGGCCGCCTACCTGGTCAAGCCGGGCCGCCGCTCCTTCGACCTGGACGCGCTCTCCCTGGAGTACCTGCACCGCGAGCTGGCCCCCGCCGCCGCGGCCGACGGCCAGCTCGCCTTCGGCGCGGACGACGGCGCCGAGGCCGAGGCCCTGATGATCCAGGCCCGTGCCGTCCTCGACCTGGGCCAGGCCTTCGAAGGCCGCCTGGAGGAGGTCGGTGCCGCCGACCTGCTGCGCGACATGGAGCTGCCCACATCCGCGCTGCTCGCCCGCATGGAGCGGCACGGCATCGCGGCCGACCGGCCCCACCTGGAGGCCATGGAGCAGATGTTCGCCGGCGCCGTCCAGCAGGCGGTGAAGGAGGCCCACGCGGCGGCCGGGCACGAGTTCAACCTGGGCTCGCCCAAGCAGCTCCAGGAGGTCCTCTTCGGCGAGCTGGCCCTGCCCAAGACCAAGCGGACCAAGACCGGCTACACCACGGACGCCGACGCCCTCGCCTGGCTCGCCACGCAGACGGACAACGAGCTCCCGGTGATCATGCTCCGCCACCGCGAGCAGGCCAAGCTCCGCGTCACCGTCGAGGGCCTGATCAAGACGATCGCCGCGGACGGCCGCATCCACACCACGTTCAACCAGACCGTCGCCGCCACCGGACGCCTGTCCTCCACCGACCCGAACCTGCAGAACATCCCGGTCCGCACGGACGAGGGCCGCGCGATCCGCCGCGGCTTCGTCGTCGGCGAGGGCTTCGAGTCCCTCATGACGGCCGACTACAGCCAGATCGAGCTGCGTGTGATGGCCCACCTCTCCGAGGACGAGGGCCTGATCGAGGCGTTCACCTCCGGCGAGGACCTGCACACCACGGCCGCCTCCCAGGTCTTCGCGGTCGAGCCGGACGCCGTGGACGCCGAGATGCGCCGCAAGATCAAGGCCATGTCGTACGGCCTGGCCTACGGGCTGTCCGCCTTCGGCCTCTCCCAGCAGCTGAACATCGAGGCGGCGGAGGCCCGCGCCCTGATGGACGCGTACTTCGAGCGGTTCGGCGGCGTACGGGACTATCTGCGCCGGGCGGTCGACGAGGCCCGGGCCACGGGCTACACGGCGACCCTCTTCGGCCGCCGCCGCTACCTGCCCGACCTCAACAGCGACAACCGCCAGCGCCGTGAGGCCGCCGAGCGGATGGCCCTCAACGCGCCCATCCAGGGCACGGCGGCCGACATCGTGAAGATCGCCATGCTCAAGGTGGACAGCGCGCTCAAGGAAGCCGGGCTCGCCTCCCGCATGCTGCTCCAGGTCCACGACGAAATCGTGCTGGAGATCGCCCCCGGCGAGCGGGAGACCGCCGAGGAACTCGTCCGCCGCGAGATGGCGAACGCCGTGCACCTCCGCGTCCCCCTCGGCGTCTCCGTGGGCGCGGGGCCGGACTGGGAGTCGGCAGCCCACTAG
- a CDS encoding branched-chain amino acid ABC transporter permease translates to MNTLPQQLANGLLLGSMYGLIAIGYTMVYGIVQLINFAHGEIFMTGAFGALTVYFYILPDGTSMALAVPLMLLGGALVAILIAVGAERFAYRPLRGAPRLAPLITAIGLSLALQEVVRNFYPGADRARAFPGLDATHDIGSITIKDADIFLILAAVLCMAALAFFVRRSRTGRAMQATAQDPDTAQLMGIDTNRIIVIAFAIGGFFAAVAAVAYGLKYGNVDYRMGFLMGLKAFTAAVLGGIGNIYGAMLGGVVLGIAETLASAYIDEIPGMQQLGGQSWANVWAFCLLILVLLFRPQGLLGERVADRA, encoded by the coding sequence GTGAACACCCTGCCGCAGCAGCTGGCCAACGGGCTGCTTCTCGGCTCGATGTACGGGCTGATCGCCATCGGCTACACGATGGTGTACGGCATCGTCCAGCTCATCAACTTCGCGCACGGCGAGATCTTCATGACCGGAGCGTTCGGCGCCCTCACGGTCTACTTCTACATCCTCCCCGACGGCACCTCGATGGCCCTCGCCGTACCGCTGATGCTCCTCGGCGGCGCCCTCGTGGCCATCCTCATCGCCGTCGGAGCGGAACGGTTCGCCTACCGCCCCCTGCGCGGAGCACCACGACTGGCACCCCTCATCACGGCCATCGGCCTCTCCCTGGCCCTCCAGGAGGTCGTCCGCAACTTCTACCCCGGCGCCGACCGCGCCCGCGCCTTCCCCGGCCTCGACGCCACCCACGACATCGGCTCCATCACCATCAAGGACGCCGACATCTTCCTCATCCTCGCCGCGGTCCTCTGCATGGCCGCGCTCGCCTTCTTCGTGCGCCGCAGCCGCACCGGCCGCGCCATGCAGGCCACCGCGCAGGACCCCGACACCGCACAGCTCATGGGCATCGACACCAACCGCATCATCGTCATCGCCTTCGCCATCGGCGGCTTCTTCGCCGCCGTCGCCGCCGTCGCCTACGGACTCAAGTACGGCAACGTCGACTACCGCATGGGCTTCCTCATGGGCCTCAAGGCCTTCACCGCGGCCGTCCTCGGCGGCATCGGCAACATCTACGGCGCCATGCTCGGCGGCGTCGTCCTCGGCATCGCCGAGACCCTCGCCTCCGCCTACATCGACGAGATCCCCGGCATGCAGCAGCTCGGCGGCCAGAGCTGGGCCAACGTGTGGGCCTTCTGCCTCCTCATCCTCGTGCTCCTCTTCAGGCCACAGGGCCTGCTCGGCGAGCGCGTCGCGGACAGGGCGTGA
- a CDS encoding branched-chain amino acid ABC transporter permease, translating to MTETTKTPAPDATPAPPALRGLIPLPLAAARALLLAGGIATAASAFLAWTWTDEFPGDLTINGYPGGLQWLTFTAGLLTALFTLAAYGIRGLGWLLPARNNAPLVLTALGGFAVTWFTVIAISVELGGVVNLEPGGWIAALASLLPLIGAFALPQERTGTDGTKEALKAYIAKPDRIPAPAATAPWVQRAVITVVTIIGLGVFTYGIDTEYGELFVGYLFVVTFAMWALHTAGLLDRFSAQVAANRSFTLAMGFAAAIAFPFTQTDDHYANIGVNILIFGTVALGLNIVVGLAGLLDLGYVAFLGVGAYTAALVSGSEFSTISGVHFPFWASALTGAAASLVFGVLIGAPTLRLRGDYLAIVTLGFGEIFRIAVNNMDGDSGPDVTNGPNGIANIPDLNLLGFNFGQAHDIGGFTLGRFANYYLLMVLIMAIVVLVYTRAADSRIGRSWIAIREDETAATAMGINGFRVKLIAFALGAALAGLAGTVSAHVTYSVVPTPYQFAGSTPPNSAFLLAAVVLGGMGTVAGPLLGAALLYLLPEKLVFLQDKSLLAFGIALILLMRFRPEGIIANRRRQLEFHETGQLDVPKQTTLTDEPAVTKAGA from the coding sequence ATGACCGAGACGACCAAGACCCCCGCCCCGGACGCCACCCCCGCGCCGCCCGCACTGCGCGGCCTCATACCGCTGCCCCTGGCAGCCGCCCGCGCCCTGCTCCTCGCCGGCGGCATCGCCACCGCGGCCTCCGCCTTCCTCGCCTGGACCTGGACCGACGAGTTCCCCGGCGACCTCACCATCAACGGCTACCCCGGCGGCCTGCAGTGGCTCACCTTCACCGCCGGCCTCCTCACCGCCCTCTTCACCCTCGCCGCGTACGGCATCCGCGGCCTCGGCTGGCTCCTGCCCGCCCGCAACAACGCACCCCTCGTCCTCACCGCACTCGGCGGCTTCGCCGTCACCTGGTTCACCGTCATCGCCATCAGCGTCGAACTCGGCGGCGTCGTCAACCTCGAACCCGGCGGCTGGATCGCGGCCCTCGCCTCCCTCCTGCCCCTCATCGGCGCCTTCGCCCTCCCCCAGGAGCGCACCGGCACCGACGGCACCAAGGAAGCCCTCAAGGCCTACATCGCCAAGCCCGACCGGATCCCCGCACCCGCGGCCACCGCGCCCTGGGTCCAGCGGGCCGTCATCACCGTCGTCACCATCATCGGCCTCGGCGTCTTCACCTACGGCATCGACACCGAGTACGGCGAACTCTTCGTCGGCTACCTCTTCGTCGTCACCTTCGCCATGTGGGCGCTGCACACCGCCGGCCTCCTCGACCGCTTCTCCGCACAGGTCGCCGCCAACCGCAGCTTCACCCTCGCCATGGGCTTCGCCGCGGCCATCGCCTTCCCCTTCACCCAGACCGACGACCACTACGCCAACATCGGCGTCAACATCCTGATCTTCGGGACCGTCGCCCTCGGCCTCAACATCGTCGTCGGCCTCGCCGGACTCCTCGACCTCGGATACGTCGCCTTCCTCGGCGTCGGCGCCTACACCGCCGCCCTCGTCTCCGGCTCCGAGTTCTCCACCATCTCCGGCGTCCACTTCCCCTTCTGGGCCTCCGCCCTCACCGGCGCCGCCGCCTCCCTCGTCTTCGGCGTCCTCATCGGCGCCCCGACCCTGCGACTGCGCGGCGACTACCTCGCCATCGTCACCCTCGGCTTCGGAGAGATCTTCCGCATCGCCGTCAACAACATGGACGGCGACTCCGGACCCGACGTCACCAACGGCCCCAACGGCATCGCCAACATCCCCGACCTGAACCTCCTCGGCTTCAACTTCGGCCAGGCCCACGACATCGGCGGATTCACCCTCGGCCGCTTCGCCAACTACTACCTGCTGATGGTCCTCATCATGGCCATCGTCGTCCTGGTCTACACGCGTGCAGCGGACTCCCGCATCGGCCGCTCCTGGATCGCCATCCGCGAGGACGAGACCGCCGCCACCGCCATGGGCATCAACGGCTTCCGCGTCAAACTCATCGCCTTCGCCCTCGGCGCCGCCCTCGCCGGCCTCGCCGGCACCGTCAGCGCCCACGTCACCTACAGCGTCGTCCCCACGCCGTACCAGTTCGCCGGCTCCACCCCGCCCAACTCCGCGTTCCTCCTGGCCGCGGTCGTCCTCGGCGGCATGGGCACCGTCGCCGGCCCGCTCCTCGGCGCGGCCCTGCTCTACCTGCTCCCCGAGAAGCTCGTCTTCCTCCAGGACAAGTCGCTCCTCGCCTTCGGCATCGCGCTCATCCTCCTGATGCGCTTCCGCCCCGAAGGCATCATCGCCAACCGCCGGCGCCAGCTCGAATTCCACGAGACCGGCCAACTCGACGTACCCAAACAGACCACGCTGACCGACGAACCGGCCGTCACCAAGGCGGGGGCGTAA
- a CDS encoding FdhF/YdeP family oxidoreductase, translating to MASKPPKSDPVQDAPQVAGPKHAAAGLPAIGHTLRVAQRQMGVKRTALTLLSVNQKDGFDCPGCAWPEPEHRHRAEFCENGAKAVAEEATLRRVTPEFFAAHPVADLAGRSGYWLGQQGRLTHPVYLPEGGTHYEPVTWERAFDIIAEEITALGSPDEAVFYTSGRTSNEAAFLYQLFARELGTNNLPDCSNMCHESSGSALSETIGIGKGSVLLEDLYKADLIIVAGQNPGTNHPRMLSALEKAKDNGAKIISVNPLPEAGLERFKNPQTPQGMLKGAALTDLFLQIRIGGDQALFRLLNKLILEREGAVDEAFVREHTHGFEEFAEAARAADWDETLKATGLTQEDIEKALRMVLASERTIVCWAMGLTQHKHSVPTIREVVNFLLLRGNIGRPGAGVCPVRGHSNVQGDRTMGIFERPAPAFLDALEKEFGFAPPREHGYDVVRAIRALRDGEAKVFFAMGGNFVSASPDTEVTEAAMRRARLTVHVSTKLNRSHVVTGARALILPTLGRTERDLQGGGEQFVTVEDSMGMVHASRGRLEPASEHLLSEPAIVCRLARRVLGENSRTPWEEFEKDYATIRDRIARVIPGFEDFNARVARPGGFALPHAPRDERRFPTATGKANFTAAPVEYPELPEGRLLLQTLRSHDQYNTTIYGLDDRYRGIRGGRRVVLVNPEDARALKLADGDYVDLISEWKDGVERRAPGFRVVHYPTARGCAAAYYPETNVLVPLDATADTSNTPASKSVVVRLEQSATD from the coding sequence ATGGCGTCGAAGCCGCCCAAGAGTGATCCGGTTCAGGACGCGCCGCAGGTCGCCGGGCCGAAGCACGCGGCAGCGGGGCTCCCCGCGATCGGGCACACCCTGCGGGTCGCCCAGCGGCAGATGGGCGTGAAGCGCACCGCGCTGACGCTGCTGAGCGTGAACCAGAAGGACGGCTTCGACTGCCCGGGCTGCGCCTGGCCGGAGCCGGAGCACCGGCACAGGGCGGAGTTCTGCGAGAACGGCGCGAAGGCCGTCGCCGAGGAGGCCACCCTGCGCCGGGTGACGCCCGAGTTCTTCGCGGCGCACCCGGTCGCCGATCTCGCCGGCCGCAGCGGCTACTGGCTGGGCCAGCAGGGCCGCCTCACCCACCCCGTGTACCTGCCGGAGGGCGGCACGCACTACGAGCCGGTCACCTGGGAGCGCGCCTTCGACATCATCGCCGAGGAGATCACCGCCCTCGGCTCCCCGGACGAGGCCGTCTTCTACACCTCGGGCCGCACCAGCAACGAGGCCGCCTTCCTCTACCAGCTCTTCGCCCGCGAGCTCGGCACGAACAACCTGCCCGACTGCTCGAACATGTGCCACGAGTCGTCCGGCTCGGCCCTGTCGGAGACGATCGGCATCGGCAAGGGCAGCGTCCTGCTGGAGGACCTGTACAAGGCGGACCTGATCATCGTCGCCGGGCAGAACCCGGGGACGAACCACCCGCGCATGCTCTCCGCCCTGGAGAAGGCGAAGGACAACGGGGCGAAGATCATCAGCGTCAACCCGCTGCCCGAGGCGGGCCTGGAGCGCTTCAAGAACCCGCAGACCCCGCAGGGCATGCTCAAGGGCGCGGCGCTGACGGACCTGTTCCTGCAGATCCGCATCGGCGGCGACCAGGCGCTGTTCCGCCTCCTCAACAAGCTGATCCTGGAGCGGGAGGGCGCGGTCGACGAGGCGTTCGTGCGGGAGCACACGCACGGCTTCGAGGAGTTCGCCGAGGCCGCCCGCGCCGCCGACTGGGACGAGACGCTGAAGGCGACCGGCCTGACCCAGGAGGACATCGAGAAGGCCCTGCGCATGGTCCTGGCCTCCGAGCGGACCATCGTCTGCTGGGCGATGGGCCTCACCCAGCACAAGCACTCGGTGCCCACGATCCGGGAAGTGGTCAACTTCCTGCTCCTGCGCGGCAACATCGGCCGCCCGGGCGCGGGCGTGTGCCCGGTGCGCGGCCATTCGAACGTGCAGGGCGACCGCACGATGGGCATCTTCGAGCGCCCCGCCCCGGCGTTCCTGGACGCCTTGGAGAAGGAGTTCGGCTTCGCGCCGCCCCGGGAGCACGGCTACGACGTCGTCCGGGCGATCCGCGCGCTGCGCGACGGTGAGGCGAAGGTCTTCTTCGCCATGGGCGGCAACTTCGTCTCGGCCTCCCCCGACACGGAGGTCACGGAGGCGGCCATGCGGCGGGCCCGGCTGACCGTGCACGTGTCGACGAAGCTGAACCGCTCGCACGTGGTCACGGGCGCGCGGGCCCTGATCCTGCCGACGCTCGGCCGGACCGAGCGCGATCTGCAGGGCGGCGGCGAGCAGTTCGTGACGGTCGAGGACTCGATGGGCATGGTGCACGCCTCCCGGGGCCGCCTCGAGCCCGCGAGTGAGCACCTGCTGTCGGAGCCGGCCATCGTGTGCCGCCTGGCCCGCCGCGTGCTGGGTGAGAACAGCCGGACGCCGTGGGAGGAGTTCGAGAAGGACTACGCGACGATCCGGGACCGCATCGCGCGCGTGATCCCCGGTTTCGAGGACTTCAACGCGCGCGTGGCCCGCCCCGGCGGCTTCGCGCTCCCCCATGCCCCGCGCGACGAGCGCCGCTTCCCGACGGCCACCGGCAAGGCCAACTTCACCGCCGCGCCCGTGGAGTACCCGGAGCTGCCCGAGGGCCGCCTGCTGCTGCAGACGCTGCGCTCGCACGACCAGTACAACACCACGATCTACGGCCTGGACGACCGCTACCGGGGCATCCGGGGCGGCCGCCGGGTGGTGCTGGTCAACCCCGAGGACGCCCGGGCCCTGAAGCTGGCGGACGGCGACTACGTCGACCTGATCAGCGAGTGGAAGGACGGCGTGGAGCGCAGGGCGCCCGGTTTCCGGGTCGTGCACTACCCGACGGCCCGGGGCTGTGCCGCCGCGTACTACCCGGAGACCAACGTGCTGGTGCCGCTGGATGCCACGGCGGACACCAGTAACACCCCGGCCAGCAAGTCCGTCGTGGTGCGTCTGGAACAATCGGCGACCGACTGA